A segment of the uncultured Desulfobulbus sp. genome:
AGCCTTCTTTGGAAGAAATAAAGTTTCCAGTGAGGTCCTGTTCAAAGAAGCGTCGATATTTTGCTTCACTTGCAAGGAGCTCCGCCTGCATGGTTTTGATATTGGTGATGTCAATAAAACTCTCGACCAGGAGCGTCTGTTCTCCCCGCTCGATACGATTAACGCTTTTGAGCACAGGGAGCGTGGAACCGTCGGCAAGCAGGATAACCCGTTCACTTAAATTGACCTGTTCACCCTCGTCCAGTACGGGGCAGCAATAGAGCTCCTTGGGACAGATAAAGCGGTGACAGCTCTGGCCAATAATCTCTTGAACCGAACGTCCGGCCATTTCCGCACCGGCACGGTTGATGGAGAGGATCTGCCGAGTCTTAGTGTCCACCAGCATGATGCCGCAGTTGATCGAGTTGATGATATCAGCAAGATGCTCTTCGTTTTTAGCCTGAATGGCCTGCAGGGTTTGCAGGGAAGCGAGCATGTCGTTGATCCCTTCAGCCAGCGATCCTATTTCATCGGCAGCGGTTACCGTGACGCGTAGGGAACTCTCTCCCGCCTCGGCAATATGAGCAACTTCCCTGTTCAGCCGGGTCAGGCGATGGAGGATTATACGGTTTAAGAGCACGACAAGTGCCAGAATACAGATGCCCCCCAGGGCAACCAGAAAGCGGGAGTGGTTTTTCCAGATGGCCATCCCCTGTTGAAAGAGGGCACGTCGCAGGCTCAGCGAGAGAATCACCACCGGCTTGTTGTTGAAATCGTTAAGGCGTACCAGAGCGCGCAGGTGCTCCTCGTCTTTTATCTGAAAGGCCACCGGCAGGGGTGTTGGAGAAAGTGAAAACTGGTAGCGAGTCCCCTGGTCAAAGAGTTTCTCGTAATCGCTGGTCTTTTGCAGGGCCTGAAGGTCGAGTCGGGTGTGTGAGGCGATCTGCTCAAGGGTTACTTTGTCAAGATACCGGCCAAAAACAAGCGTTCCCCGAACGGGGCCTTCATAGGTGGAGGTGACAATCGGAGCTGAGGCGATAATTGCTGGCAGAGAAGCGGTGCGAAGCAGACCGGATTTCATCTCTTGAGTGGATGAAAATTGAAACAGATTGTGCAAAGCGCCAAGCGAGTGGATCACACTTACGTCGGGTGCGGTCACCTGAGCCCGGCTGAGATCATAAAAACGGCTGTAAACCAGATCATTGCTGGTGTTAAAAAAGAGGACAAAATGAATGCCCAGGGGATGGAATTTTTTCTCGGTCAAGTGAATATTGATATAGTCTTTGTTGAGGTCCTGAACAAAGGCGTGGGTTTCATCCCAGGAGGCCCAGTCGCTCACCAGGATCTCCAGTTTTTTTTGGACATTGCCAAACTGGTTGATAGCCCGTTCCAGATTGAGCCGGGCTTCTGTCAATTCAAGGGTCTTAAATCTGTTGTTCACCAGCGAATAGGAAAAGGTGAGAAAACTCACCGTTAGCACGACCAGGAGCGTACAGACGATAAGCAGCGTTTTACTGAGAATACCGAGATGGAGGGGTGTTTTCGACACGTGGAAGCTCCTGATTACACTGAATAATGCTCAATCTGGACCAGTTTAACGATAAGGATACCATACAGTGTAACGAAATACCTGGAAGGCGAACAGGAAAGATCTCGGTTTTTTTTATTTTTATACCGTATTAACCCTATTGCGGGACAGACGCAACGAAGGTCCGGAGCCCACCTTGGGGCCCGGACCTCGTACACAGTCAGAAAGGAGAAACAAGACCCGAACGAGCCGGGAGCTTATGCCCGAACGGGATGTCCAAGGGGAACCCCGGCCTTCTTTTTCGCGGATTTCAGCTCTGCGTGGGGTGAAGCCAATTGGGCTGCTTGGCCGTCGTCGGTCTTGAACTGCCCGACCAGGCTGTTGAGCTGCTCAGCGAGAACTGAGAGACCATGCGAGCTTTCACTGACCTGGCTGCTGTTAGTAAACATTTCACTGGCGATAGTGCTGACAGCGACGATATCCTGGGCGATATCTGAGGCGACAACCGAACTCTGGTTGACGTTTTCGTTGACCTCTCCGATCCCCTGAGCCATCTGGGTGACGTTGGTCGCGATTTCCTGGGTTGCAGCACTCTGCTCTTCCACGGCGGTGGCAATGGAACTGACCACGGTGTTGACATCATTGATCACTTCATTGATATCTGAGATCTGTTGCACGGTAATGGCTGTGGTCCCCTGGATAGCGCCGACTTTGTCTTTGATGTCGTAGGTTGCAGCGGCAGTCTGTTTGGCCAGTTCTTTGATTTCGTTGGCAACAACGGCAAAACCCCGTCCGGCCTCACCGGCCCGGGCCGCTTCAATCGTGGCGTTTAAGGCCAGCAGGTTGACCTGCTCGGAAATTTCCGTGATGGTCTCAATAACCTTACCGATTGATTTGGCTGATTCACCCAGCTCATTAATATTGCCCGTGGCCTCGTTGGCCCGTTGAGCCGCATTACTGGAAATGGCGCGTGCTTTTTCCGCATGCTGGGCAATCTCGCCGATGGTCGCAGACATCTCCTCAGAGGCGGTGGCCACGATATTGGTGTTGGTGGTCGACTGTTCCATGGCGGCTGCCACATTGTTCATGTTGGCGCTCATCTCTTCGGCAGCGGTGGCAACGGTGTTGGATTTATCCGAGGCCATTTGCGCTCCCTGATTCATCTGCTCCGAAATCTGGGAAAGCTGGGTCGAAGAGGCTGAGACCGTGTGGATACCGGCGGTCACATCACGGATAATGTGCTGCAGCTTTTCAATAAAAAGGTTGAACCAGGTGGCCAGCTCGCCAACCTCGTCCTTGGTCAGGACGGCGAGGCGCATGGTCAGATCTCCCTCTCCCTGGGCAATGTCTTTGAGTCCTGAGACTGCGGCATTAATGGGCTGGACGATCTTACGAATGGAGCTGAGTAAAAGGATGGCGACAATGCCCAGAGAACAGCCCATGACGATCAGGGTGACGTTACGCAGGTGGTGCGAGGTTGCCAGAAATTCATCGCTGTTCTGGGTAAAGGCAATGGACCAGTTGTTCATGCCCACCGGAGCGAATCCTGCTATTTTGTGGATACCGGTGGAGGTGTATTCTTCGACGCCAACCTTGCCAGAGAGCATCTGTTTCATGATTATTTGCATCTCAGGCTCCTGTGCCAGGTTCTTGCTCAGGAGATATTCCGTTTTTGGATGGGCGAGAATAATGCCCTCATGATTGACCATGTAGGCATAGCCGGTTTGCCCCGAACGTCGACTAGGGATCAGGTCAATAAAGTATTGCGCTTTTAAGACCAGGCCAATGGTGCCGATAAATTGCCCCTTGGTGCTGAAAATGGGAGCAGATACGGGCACGATGAGTTTGGAGGTCGCCTGAGAGCGGATCATTTCCCCGAGGCTGGCTTTGCCGGATTGTTTGACCCGAATAAAATTATCGTTTTGGGCAACCGACACTCGGGCGTATTCTTCTCCGTTTTCTAAAATTCCGGTGAGAATGTTCCCCTGTGCATCGGCAACATAGAGCCCCTGATAGTTTTTATCGATATTGATACCGTGGAACTCATATTTCAAGCCCTCGTAGAGGTCACTAATTATTGGGTCGCGTTGCAGATTCACCCCCCCGGCCAGTTGCTCCATGGAGTGGATAACATCACGGTTGTAGGCTAGCGAAGTGGACAGTTCTAGATCTGTCTTGAGGAGATTGGCAACCAGGCTCGCCAAATCGCTGGCCATGGTTTGTGCTTTTTCCTTGGAGATGTCCATTAGCGCTGTGGACGATTTGGATACGGCAAAAAAACCGACGATGGAAAGTGGCAACAGGACCGAGATAAGGCCCGTGGCTAAGAGTTTGAACTGGATGGAACTGGCACGTAGTTTCATGTTCTTCCTCCTCAGGTGGGGTGGTTTACGCTTTGCGCGAAACCGATCTGTATTTACCTTATTAGTAGCGATTCCCGTGCCATTATGGATTATGTTGTAAATATATGTAAAGCCGGTGTGTTAGGGAGATGTCCCCTGGAAGTGGCTGCCCGAAATGACAGAGTGTCCGAAAAAAAAGGATGAAAGAGGAGGGAAATAGTCCGATTATTCCGGACTGGAATCCGGTGCGTTGGTCAGACCGTGGATTTTGAGCAGATCATACAGCCGTGAACGGCTCAACTCAGAAATAGAGCAGGCTGTGGTAATATCACCTTCACTTGCGTGCAGCAGCATGTGCAGATAATGGCGTTCAATATCCAGCGTGAGTTGTTTGCGGTATTCCTTAAAAGGGAGCAGAGTATCCGGGAAACTCAGAGCAGGGGTGCCTAGCTGTTGTTCCTCTGCATCTTCAGCGTTTTTACTATCGACACGAGAGCGAATACGGGAGAGCCGAATTTCCGGAGGCAGATGGATGGGATAGAGGACTGGGTCGGCGGGGTCTGCGAGAATAGCTTTTTCCAGGGTATTTTCAAGTTCACGGATATTTCCCGGCCAAGAGTAGGCTGATAAAACTTCAAGGGTCTCCGGGACCACTCCTTTGATGGGTAATCTGTTGCGGCGGCAAAGGGTGAAAACAAAGCTCATAACCAGTTTTTCCACATCCTTTTCCCGTTCTCGCAGGGGGGGCAGATGAATGTTAAAGGTATTGAGACGAAAAAAAAGATCTGAGCGAAAGGTGCCGTCCTCGACCATCTTGCTGAGATCTCGATTGGTCGCTGCAACCAGGCGAAAGTTGCTTTTTTGTTCTCTGTCTTTGCCCACAGGTCGAAAGACCCGCTCCTGAAGAACGCGGAGAAAACTTTTTTGCGTTTCCAGGGGGAGCTCCCCAGCCTCATCCAGAAAGAGGGTGCCGCCGTCGGCTTGCTCAATGAGCCCCTTACTTTCGCTATTGGCGCCGGTAAATGCCCCCTTGGCATGACCAAAGAGGATACTTTCTACCAAATCTTTAGGGAGACTTGCACAGTCGACGACGACAAAGGGTTGGGTGGCCCGTCCGCTATTGGTATGGATGGCACGGGCAAAGAGTTCTTTTTCAGTCCCTGTTTCACCGGTAATCAGCACTCCGGTTTCGGTACAGGCGCAGTAGGCAACCTGATCCAGACAAGCGGAGATAGCCTTGCTTTTGCCGACGATCTCATCACGTTTGAGGCTGATTTGTTTGGAACGATTTGATTTTTTTTCGTGGTATTCCAAGGCCCGGCGAATATGAAGCACCACTTCCTGACGGGAGAGGGGTTTTTGCAGGTAGTCCCAGGCACCGTTTTTTATGGCAAGTTCAGCACCGTTGGCATCGCCCATTCCGGTGATGATAATAACCTCGGGTGAGCTGGAGATGGACTGTATATAGGGGAGGGCATCCAGGCCATTACCGTCGGGAAGACTGACATCCAAAAAGATCAGATCAACCGGTTGCTCAGCAAGAAGAGCTTTTCCCTGTCTGATATTTTGTGCGGTTATGGTGCTATGACCAAGTGTGCGACAATACTCCTCAAGCAATACGCAAAAGGCAGTATCATTATCAATGATGGCAATTTTTCCCATAGTCGTTGTGCATGGTTAGGGCTGATTTGAGGAAATCAGGGGGTGTAACTCCAGTTCCAGTTCGCTGATTAAGGTTGCATAGTCGAGCTCCGCCTGGTCAAGAATGCCGGTGTGGATAACCTGGGATTTTTGGGCCCAATGTTCAAGCCCGCATTGGAGTAGGGTACCTTTAAGGGTATGGGCGGCGCGTCCTAACTCTTCCCATTCTTTCTGCTGATGAGCCCTGGCAACCTTGACCAGACAGTCTTCTATGGAACGTACGGCAGCCTTCATAATCTTTTCGACCTGCTCGGGTTGGAGCATGGTGGTTTTTTGCAGATGCTCATAAATAGCCGCCTGCTGTGGCAGAACCGGGTGGGGAGAAGTTTCTTCAATGGGAGCGGGCTCTTGAGACTGTACCTCTTGGACTGGGTACCCGGTCAAGACCTCGAGCAGGACTGTATGCAGCTGATCAGGCTGAAAGGGTTTGGTGAGGTACTGATCCATCCCCACATGCAGGCAACGTTTGCGGTCCTCGTCCATGGCGTGAGCTGTCATGGCAATGATCGGCAGGTGATGACCAAACATTTTACGCCTCAGGGCTTTTTCCAGGCTCTGGGGCAGATGTACTTGTAACGGAGCTTCTGTTTCCAGGGCGCGGATGGCTTCGGTAGCAGCCATCCCATCCAGCAGAGGCATCTGTACATCCATGAGGACGACATCGATATCCTTCTCTGCCAGGAGTACAAGTGCTTCCATCCCGTTATTTGCGGTACTTACTTTGTGTTCCTGGGCCAGACTCATGCTGGCTACATCCCGGTTGACAGCGTTGTCATCGACGACCAGAATACGTAGCCCCTGCAGCAATTGTTCTCTGTTATTTTCAGGTATGTCATTCTCGCTTGTAACCTGCTCGTTTGAGGGCGGTAGTGAAATTTCGATATGAAAGGTACTTCCCTGGTTTTCTCGGCTCTCAGCCCAGATGCGACCTTCCATCAGACTGACCAGTTCCGTACAGATAGCAAGCCCCAGCCCAGCGCCACCAAATTGACGTGCATACGATGAATCAGCCTGCTCAAAACTTTTAAAGATCCGGCCGATTTTTTCTTGGGCAATACCTATTCCTGTATCTGTCACCGCAAAATGGAGTCCGATATGATTGTCGGAAGATGTATCGTTCTCCATTTGTTGGACGCTCAGGGTAATGGTGCCACTGGGGGTGAATTTGATGGCGTTGCCTGTCAGATTCAGCAGAATCTGACGCAGGCGCATATCATCGCCAAGCAATGTTTCAGGGAGCTGTGGGTCGATCTTGACCTGTAGTTTCAGCCCTTTTTCCATGGCGGGCATATTTAAGGTAGTGACAATACTGCCCATGAGA
Coding sequences within it:
- a CDS encoding CHASE4 domain-containing protein, coding for MSKTPLHLGILSKTLLIVCTLLVVLTVSFLTFSYSLVNNRFKTLELTEARLNLERAINQFGNVQKKLEILVSDWASWDETHAFVQDLNKDYINIHLTEKKFHPLGIHFVLFFNTSNDLVYSRFYDLSRAQVTAPDVSVIHSLGALHNLFQFSSTQEMKSGLLRTASLPAIIASAPIVTSTYEGPVRGTLVFGRYLDKVTLEQIASHTRLDLQALQKTSDYEKLFDQGTRYQFSLSPTPLPVAFQIKDEEHLRALVRLNDFNNKPVVILSLSLRRALFQQGMAIWKNHSRFLVALGGICILALVVLLNRIILHRLTRLNREVAHIAEAGESSLRVTVTAADEIGSLAEGINDMLASLQTLQAIQAKNEEHLADIINSINCGIMLVDTKTRQILSINRAGAEMAGRSVQEIIGQSCHRFICPKELYCCPVLDEGEQVNLSERVILLADGSTLPVLKSVNRIERGEQTLLVESFIDITNIKTMQAELLASEAKYRRFFEQDLTGNFISSKEGFLIDCNPAFAQMLGYDTPDSIIGLPMTTFYSDPNKRQILLQRVMEKETLERYEGVMQHKNGQEVYIICNLIGEFDEQHQLQFIRGYIFDDTKRVLLEKKIRQTQKLEAIGTMAGGIAHDFNNILAGIIGYTEIILRDLPPDEHEKSYHNLKNILTAGERARSLIEKMLTFSRQSESTRQPVSLTRTLDDVLQLIRVSLPATISITSEISGHPVVQADPIQMHQVFMNLCTNAGHAMKENGGTLTISLKTVHLDSDFTSRHPELTSGEYAQITLSDTGKGIDEQILERIFDPFFTTKQKGEGTGLGLSMVHGIVKAMYGLITVDSQIGLGTTFTLYLPAIQEKEMQPTVEQQTIPIGHEHVVYIDDEGFLVDIGTEILRGLGYQVTGFTDSQEALTYLQENASSVDLVVSDMAMPNLTGLELAKQLQSQNAAPPIIICTGHNEGMSKEDFSTYGVEDLLLKPVTVNQLARVIRDLLDKKPSSPK
- a CDS encoding methyl-accepting chemotaxis protein — translated: MKLRASSIQFKLLATGLISVLLPLSIVGFFAVSKSSTALMDISKEKAQTMASDLASLVANLLKTDLELSTSLAYNRDVIHSMEQLAGGVNLQRDPIISDLYEGLKYEFHGINIDKNYQGLYVADAQGNILTGILENGEEYARVSVAQNDNFIRVKQSGKASLGEMIRSQATSKLIVPVSAPIFSTKGQFIGTIGLVLKAQYFIDLIPSRRSGQTGYAYMVNHEGIILAHPKTEYLLSKNLAQEPEMQIIMKQMLSGKVGVEEYTSTGIHKIAGFAPVGMNNWSIAFTQNSDEFLATSHHLRNVTLIVMGCSLGIVAILLLSSIRKIVQPINAAVSGLKDIAQGEGDLTMRLAVLTKDEVGELATWFNLFIEKLQHIIRDVTAGIHTVSASSTQLSQISEQMNQGAQMASDKSNTVATAAEEMSANMNNVAAAMEQSTTNTNIVATASEEMSATIGEIAQHAEKARAISSNAAQRANEATGNINELGESAKSIGKVIETITEISEQVNLLALNATIEAARAGEAGRGFAVVANEIKELAKQTAAATYDIKDKVGAIQGTTAITVQQISDINEVINDVNTVVSSIATAVEEQSAATQEIATNVTQMAQGIGEVNENVNQSSVVASDIAQDIVAVSTIASEMFTNSSQVSESSHGLSVLAEQLNSLVGQFKTDDGQAAQLASPHAELKSAKKKAGVPLGHPVRA
- a CDS encoding sigma-54 dependent transcriptional regulator; this encodes MGKIAIIDNDTAFCVLLEEYCRTLGHSTITAQNIRQGKALLAEQPVDLIFLDVSLPDGNGLDALPYIQSISSSPEVIIITGMGDANGAELAIKNGAWDYLQKPLSRQEVVLHIRRALEYHEKKSNRSKQISLKRDEIVGKSKAISACLDQVAYCACTETGVLITGETGTEKELFARAIHTNSGRATQPFVVVDCASLPKDLVESILFGHAKGAFTGANSESKGLIEQADGGTLFLDEAGELPLETQKSFLRVLQERVFRPVGKDREQKSNFRLVAATNRDLSKMVEDGTFRSDLFFRLNTFNIHLPPLREREKDVEKLVMSFVFTLCRRNRLPIKGVVPETLEVLSAYSWPGNIRELENTLEKAILADPADPVLYPIHLPPEIRLSRIRSRVDSKNAEDAEEQQLGTPALSFPDTLLPFKEYRKQLTLDIERHYLHMLLHASEGDITTACSISELSRSRLYDLLKIHGLTNAPDSSPE